The Streptomyces sp. NBC_00775 genome includes the window GCAGTTACTTCGTCACGCCGCTTGGTGTCGCCGCGGAGTTCGGTGATGGTCGTGAGAACGTGATCGAGCCGGTCCTCTCGCGGGGCGAGCAGACTGACGCAGGCTCCCGCCTCGCGCAGCATCTCCCTTGTCCGCTTGGAGGGTTTCCCGATCTGGGACTTGTACGTACGCACCCAGTAGTCGAGTTCGTGCTTGAGGATCTTCTCGTACAAGGGCTCCTCGGAGGTGGGCGTCTCGGTGTTGTCGTCGGAGCCTCGGGCGGCGAGCCAGGCCAGCATGACCAGGTCCAGGGTGGTCCAGCGGCCGGAGTTCGGGTCGGGCGGCGGGGTGCTGCCCATGACCGTGGTCTCCGTTGCGCCGAAGGACCGCAGGGCCGCGCGGTAGACGCCGGCCTGGCGGGGATGACGGGCAGCCAGGGGCAGTTGCTGCACCAGCAGCCGTCGGCCGTCGTCCTCAAGCGCGTTGGCGATCTCCTCGTCCCACCAGCCGCCAATGGAACGGGCGGTCAGCAGGAGGCAGGTGGGTGCCTCGCGATCCCGCAGCGTGCGGAGCACGTTGATCACGTCGGCCGACTTGTGGTCTTCGGCGTAGTCGACGACCACCATGAGCGGGGAGGCGACACGGCTGAGCCACACACAGTCCTGGAGGTCGGGGTCGCGTGCGAGGAAGCCGGTGAACCAGCCGGTGCGTGCCAGGCGGTGCGCGAGTTCGGCGGCCAGGCGGGTCTTTCCCGCTCCACCGACGCCGTGGAGCAGGGCGATACGGGTGCGGGGCCCTTGGGGATCAGGGGCCTGGAACCAGTCCTGGAGGAAGTCGAGTTCGTCGCGGGGATGGAAGCGGATGGCGTCGTGGCGGGCCCAGAGGAGTTTCAGCGGCCCGGTGTCGTCGCTGCCCTCGGGGATGGGCTGGTAGGGCGGTGTGAGGACCTGAGTGCGCGGCTGATCGGGCAGAGGCAGCGGTTCGCCGTACTCGTAGCCCAGACCCACGTCGAGCGTGACGCTCAGCCGACCTTCGTCGGCGGCCTGCCGCAGTAGTACGGCACCGTGCGCGACAGACTCGGCCCAGGACTGCTGCCGACGCCGCCGGGGGTCTGCGGAGTCGGGCCGGGAGGCGACGCCGGTGACGTCGATGGCGAGGAAGGCTCCGGGGGCATCCTCGGTGTCGGCGAGGTCGTCGAGGAAGTTGGGGGGAAGCGTCTGCCAGTCGGGGTCCGGTTCGTCGGCGCGGTAGTCCCGGTCGGCGTGGTTCGACCAGGCGCCGTCCAGCCACACGGCGACCAATGCGTGCGCGGGGCCGCTCTGGCTTCCCGCCGTGATGAGGATGAGCGGATGGAGCCCGGCGTCCAGGCAGGCTCCTGCGAAGCTGACGGCGAGGTCGAGGCAGGTGCCGTGCCGGGGCGACGTCAGTACCTCGTACGGCGGGCGAATGGTCTGGCGTCCTGGGTCGCTGGTGGTCGGCTCGTCGGCGTAGACGATCCTGCGGGTGGCGAAGGCGTCGTACAGAGCGCGGGCACGGTCGATGGCGGGGCTGTCGCCAGGGGCCGGCATGTCTGTGCCGAGAAGCTGAGCCGGTGTCCCCGGTGTGCTCTCGCCGTGGCGCTTGCGCTGAACGTAGTCGAGCAGGGCCTTCGGGTCGTCGCTCGGCCAGCGCCGCCATGCCGTGCTCATGGGGCCACGTCCACGTCTTCGGTGCTGACGACGCCCAGGACGTCCCCGGCGTTCAAGCGGTTCACGGCCGGGACGTGGATGGCGGCCGCCTCCACCGCATACGTCCCCGCAGGCAGGGGCGGCAGATCGGTCTGCCAACTGCCGTCCACGCCCCTCGTGCACGGCTGCCACTCGGCGCCGCCTGGGCTGCCCTCGCGGGCGCGGGCACGGACCTGTACTCGCGTGCGTTCCTCCACCGGGGCCCCGTTGAGGGTCACGCCGACGCGGATCGGTTGGCCGGCCGGGGCTGTTTCGTCCAGGTCGAGTCCGAGCCATGGCCGATCCGGCTGATCTCCGCGTACTGCCGTGAGCGGCTGTCCCTCGTACTCGGCCAGGATGTCCACCGCCACGGACGTGGACGCCAGGGCCATGTGGCGTTCCGCAACCGCCCTGCGGGCGCGTTTGTCCTCCTGCTCGATGGGGATGGCCGAGATCGCCGGGACGGTGCCGTCGCCGCGCCAGTCGGTGTTGGGCAGCCAGGACGCCGCGTCCTTCGTCACCGAGATCCCGGCCGGCGAGAGCAAGGCCCGCTGGAGTGTGCCGTGTCCCCGCCCGAACACCGCCGTCACCTCGGGGCAGTCCGGACCGCCGTACAGGTCATTCCAGTCCGTCTCGATGTCCTCGTGGACGCTTCGGGCCGACTTCGCCTTCGCCGCGAAGCCTGGAACGAAGGCCGTGGCCTCCTCCGTCAGCTCGTGCGGGGCCAGTGCCGCCGCGCCGCCGGGCTGTCCCACCGCCGGATAGCGCGGCAGAAGCTCGTACGCCGACGGCCACTGACGCAGCACATCCGTCAGCCCGCCCAGCCGCTTGGGGCCCACCGTCAGTCCGTTCACCAGAACGTCCAGTGCCTTCGGTGCGCCGCGGTGCGGGGTGCCGAGCGTGATCAGGGCCGCGCAGTCGGCCGCGCCGCCGAGAGGGCCCAGCCAGTAGCGGGCGACCAACCCGCCCATCGAGTGCGCCACCACGATCACACGCCGACGGCGGGCGCTGGTGTGCTCGCCATCGAGACGTGCCCTGATCTCGTTGCGCAGTCGTTCAGCGGCGTGCCGGATGCTGTGGCGGAAGTCGTACGGAAAGAGCAGCACATCCGCCCGCCGGTCCGGCTCGTATCCGGGCCGCGCGACGTCCACGCGTACATCGTCGAAGCGGCTGCGGAGCCTGCGGACGAGGCCGTCGTATCCAGGAACGACGAACGGGCCGACCAAGGTGATGTCCGGCATCAGCCCAACGGGAATTAGGTCCGGATGCGTGTCCAGGCCGAGCCGTGTGGGCCGGGTAGCCGCGGCGATGAACCGCCGGCGGTGCTCGTCCCAACGGGCGGCCCCCTCCACCGTCTGCAGGACACTCCCGCCGATTCCGGGCACCACGACGACAAGATGCTTGAGCGAAGCCACCGACGTTCCCCCGTTTCGCACGCGCCACCTGGACGTTGGGGCCGAGGTGACGGCCAATCAGGGTACGAAGATAGCGCCGGATCAGGCACGTTCGGCAGGGATTCACCGCATTCGGAACCGAACCCCATGCCGCTCGCGGGCCGGTACCGGAGTCTGCGTCCTGCTGCGGGAGTACGGGTGTCCCGGTCGGATCCTGCTCCGGGGGTAGGAGGGACGCCTCCGTGGGCACGATGTGTCTGGGCGCGTCGGCGAGGACGCTGGGCTCATCAGGCATGAGGAGGGCGTCATGAACCGTCAGATCCGCATCCGTACCAGCCGTCGGCCCGCAGCTCCCCGCGATCTGACGATCGACCGGCGGACGCCCTCGGGGCGAGTGCTGCCGTACTGACCTGCTGTCGTACTGGTCTGCTGTTGTACTGACCTGTCGACCGGGAGCGGCCCGGCACGCCGAGGCTGAGCTTCAGCTCGACGTGCCGGGCCGCTCCCGGTGGTTGGCTCAGCCGTTACCGGCGGGCCGCGCGCCGGCGTACCAGCACGACCGCGCCCGTGCCGGCGACGAGGGCCGCGGCTGCCGCGCCCGCGAGGGGCAGGGTCGAACCGGAGCCGGTGCTGGCCAGGTCGCCGCCGGTGGTGGAAGAGGTGGAGCTGCCCGAGGTGCCCGAGGTGCCGGTCGTCGAGGAACCGCCCGTGGTGGAACCGCCCGTGGAGCCGGAACCGCCGGTCGACGAGGTGCCGGAGCCTCCGGTGGACGAGGTCGAGCCGTCACCGCCCGTCGAACCGGTACCGCCGGTCGAGCCGCCACCGGTGACGTCGAGTGTGATGGCGGCCGTGTCGTTCGCCTTGTTTTTGTCGAACGGGCGGGACTCCGTGTCGAGCATCACGGAGCCCTTGGCTCCCGACACCACCTTGTTGATCTTCAGCGTGAAGTCGTAGGCCGTGACCTCGCCCTCGTTGAGCCACGACTGGCTGGTGCCGCACTCGTAGCTTCCGGAGCCGACCTTCTTGCAGTGGGGGGAGGTCTTGGTGACCGTCGTACCGGCGGGCATGTCGATCAGAACCTTCGACACCGGGTGGCCGCCGGGCTTCAGGACCCAGCCCGGCCCGGCGTTGGTGAACTTCGCGTTCAGGCTGACCGTGTCGCCGACGCGGCCCGTCAGGTTTCCTCCGGTCACCTGGAAGTCGGCCGTGTTGTCCGCGGTGATCTCCACATCGGCCGCGTCCCATTCGGGGTGGTCCGCGTCGCCGGCGCCGGGCGTGGCACCGGTCTGCTCGACCAGCTTCACCGCGGGGCCGGTACCGCGCACGGGCTCTTCGGCGCCGTCGTCGCCCCCGGAGTTGTAGCTGGTGACCGCGACCCGGAGCTTGTCGTACAGCACCCAGTCCTGGGCCTTCAGGGTCAGCGTCTTCTCCGGTGCGTAGACGACGCCGGGCTCCACCGTCTGGTCGAACTCGCAGACCGCGTCGGAGTAGCTCGGGGCCTCGTCGTAGGAATGGATCTCGTAGCGGAGGCAGTTGGAGGGCAGCTCCGTGTGGGCGAGGCCGCGGGTGACGTTGTACGACAGCCAGACCTTGTCGAGCGCCGCCGAGCCCTTGTTGGTGAAGGCGAGCGGAACGTCGAAGCTGCTGCCCGGCTTTATGCCGTCGGTGACGGAGACCGGGCTCAGGGCAAGACCGGGTTGCGGGTCGTCCGCGGCGGCCGCGGGCGCGCTGCCCAGTGCGACGAGAGCGACGG containing:
- a CDS encoding lipase/acyltransferase domain-containing protein; this encodes MASLKHLVVVVPGIGGSVLQTVEGAARWDEHRRRFIAAATRPTRLGLDTHPDLIPVGLMPDITLVGPFVVPGYDGLVRRLRSRFDDVRVDVARPGYEPDRRADVLLFPYDFRHSIRHAAERLRNEIRARLDGEHTSARRRRVIVVAHSMGGLVARYWLGPLGGAADCAALITLGTPHRGAPKALDVLVNGLTVGPKRLGGLTDVLRQWPSAYELLPRYPAVGQPGGAAALAPHELTEEATAFVPGFAAKAKSARSVHEDIETDWNDLYGGPDCPEVTAVFGRGHGTLQRALLSPAGISVTKDAASWLPNTDWRGDGTVPAISAIPIEQEDKRARRAVAERHMALASTSVAVDILAEYEGQPLTAVRGDQPDRPWLGLDLDETAPAGQPIRVGVTLNGAPVEERTRVQVRARAREGSPGGAEWQPCTRGVDGSWQTDLPPLPAGTYAVEAAAIHVPAVNRLNAGDVLGVVSTEDVDVAP